Proteins from one Oryza sativa Japonica Group chromosome 12, ASM3414082v1 genomic window:
- the LOC4352844 gene encoding auxin-responsive protein SAUR71, translating into MRQMIRRLSRVGDCSSPSSPPPFSPAPRRGGGGGGSSGKRSSSAAAAHEGVPEGHVPVYVVGEGDGGEAAAAERFVVRAELLGRPALAELLRRAAQEYGYDHHGPLRIPCRADVFRAALAAAGDEDDDSE; encoded by the coding sequence ATGAGGCAGATGATCCGACGGCTCTCCCGCGTCGGCGACTGctcgtcgccctcctcgccgccgccattctcgccggcgccacgccgcggaggcggcggaggtgggagcAGCGGGAagaggtcgtcgtcggcggcggcggcgcacgaggggGTACCCGAGGGGCACGTGCCGGTGTACGTGGTCGGGGAGGGggatggcggcgaggcggcggcggcggagcggttCGTCGTGCGCGCCGAGCTGCTCGGGCGGCCGGCGCTGGCcgagctcctccgccgcgccgcgcaggAGTACGGCTACGACCACCACGGCCCGCTCCGCATCCCCTGCCGCGCCGACGTCTtccgcgccgcgctcgccgccgccggcgacgaggacgacgacagcGAGTAG
- the LOC4352845 gene encoding anaphase-promoting complex subunit 5 isoform X2, with amino-acid sequence MNVFAGVGGGAAGKEAGTVGGGALLELTPHKLALCHLVQVFAPPPQAGVSAPALPFPFESVAHHNRLGLFLFALTRSCEDFREPPLEELLRQLKAVDALVNGWLCEQLTSTLSALTSPDDLFNFFDKLRGVLSAPEGANVEDEFLDPNSQLGVFLRCCILSFNTMTFEGVCHLLANLVEYCNSADTSYDLAEDEDFNSEMEMSNFMDTNMHVRDGVFDKYNQGYAPRSHMVDSSSSLVHAPASLHDFEEANMFKADDNLGPTCLRSRWQLEAYLNQQADILEKDPSSVPLNSFNATMSQLQKLAPELHRVQFLQYLNALTHDDYVAALDNLHRYFDYSAGMQGLFSRTASPFQDIIVGKYESALLCLGNLHCYFGHPKKALEAFTEAVRVSQMNNDDSCLAYILGAISNLLSKIGMSSTVGTIGSPYSLGNNIGLGTPLSIQQQLLVLLKRSLKRADTLKLTSLLSFDHLSLAKFDLKHVQRPLVSFGPNASTKLRTCPADVCKNLRLSSRVLTDFGTDGLSASNDNGSFSTSWLRNLSAASNSWCSSSKKSGKLLTNDFDNFHFHAQPSPIPASVLQLAGSAYLLRATAWEHYGSAPMVRMNSLVYATCFADAASSSELSLAYVKLIQHLATFKGYSAAFSALKLAEEKFPLSANSHIQLLKMQLLHERALHRGHLKVAQQICDEFAVLSSSVSGVDIELKTEARLRHARTLLAAKQFSQAANVANSLFSTCYKYNMQVENASVLLLLAEIQKNSDNAVLGLPYALASQSFCKSFNLDLLEASATLTLTELWLALGSTHAKRALSLVCQSLPMILGHGGLELRARAHIVLAKCYLSDPKFSVSEDPSAVLDPLNQAAEDLEVLEYHEMAAEAYYLKAMVYNNLGKLDEREEAAASFKEHTLALENPYNEEDSLAC; translated from the exons atgaACGTGTTCGCGGGGGTGGGCGGGggcgcggcggggaaggaggcggGGACGGTGGGCGGCGGGGCGCTGCTGGAGCTGACGCCGCACAAGCTGGCGCTGTGCCACCTCGTGCAGgtgttcgcgccgccgccgcaggccggGGTCTCGGCCCCCGCGCTGCCCTTCCCCTTCGAGTCCGTCGCCCACCACAACCGCCTCGGCCTCTTCCTCTTCGCCCTCACCCGC TCGTGCGAGGATTTTCGGGAACCTCCACTGGAAGAGCTTCTAAGGCAGCTGAAGGCAGTTGATGCTTTGGTTAATGGCTGGCTCTGTGAGCAGCTTACAAGTACCCTTTCAGCGCTTACTTCACCGGATGATCTGTTCAACTTCTTTGATAAGCTACGAG GCGTTCTGTCTGCGCCAGAAGGTGCAAATGTGGAAGACGAATTTCTGGATCCAAATAGTCAGCTTGGAGTTTTTCTTCGTTGCTGTATACTTTCCTTCAATACAATGACCTTTGAG GGTGTCTGCCATCTTTTGGCAAATCTTGTGGAGTATTGTAACTCCGCTGACACCTCATACGACTTGGCAGAAGATGAGGACTTCAACAGTGAAATGGAAATGAGCAACTTCATGGATACAAATATGCATGTTAGAGATGGTGTATTTGACAAATACAATCAAGGTTATGCCCCTAGGAGCCATATGGTAGACAGCTCGTCATCTCTAGTACATGCTCCAGCCTCACTCCATGATTTTGAGGAAG CTAATATGTTCAAGGCAGATGATAACCTGGGTCCAACTTGTCTGAGGTCAAGATGGCAATTAGAGGCATATCTTAACCAACAAGCTGATATTCTTGAGAA GGATCCTAGTTCGGTGCCTTTGAATTCATTTAATGCTACTATGAGTCAACTTCAGAAATTAGCTCCAGAGCTCCATCGT GTCCAATTTTTGCAGTATTTGAATGCTCTTACCCATGATGACTACGTTGCTGCATTAGATAATCTTCACCGCTATTTTGATTACAG tgcAGGGATGCAAGGACTTTTCAGTCGTACCGCGTCTCCATTCCAAGATATTATAGTTGGGAAGTATGAGAGTGCTTTGCTCTGCTTAGGTAACTTGCACTGTTATTTTGGACATCCGAAGAAAGCCTTAGAG GCATTCACAGAAGCAGTGCGTGTTTCCCAAATG AACAATGATGATTCATGCCTGGCCTATATATTAGGAGCTATTTCCAATCTGTTATCAAAGATAGGCATGTCAAGCACAGTTGGAACAATTGGTTCTCCTTATTCACTTGGAAATAACATCGGATTAGGCACACCGCTGTCCATTCAGCAACAGCTGCTTGTTCTTTTAAAGAGATCACTTAAGCGAGCTGATACCTTGAAACTTACAAGCTTGCTGTCCTTTGATCACCTTTCTCTTGCAAAATTTGATCTGAAG CATGTCCAAAGGCCTCTGGTGTCCTTTGGCCCTAATGCTTCCACAAAGCTTAGAACATGTCCTGCAGATGTCTGCAAG AATTTGAGATTAAGTTCACGTGTGTTGACTGACTTTGGCACAGATGGCTTATCAGCATCAAATGATAATGGTAGTTTTAGTACTTCATGGCTTAGGAATCTGTCTGCTGCTTCTAATTCTTGGTGTAGCAGCTCGAAAAAATCTGGAAAACTACTTACGAATGACTTCGACAATTTCCATTTTCATGCACAACCAAGTCCTATACCTGCATCAGTATTGCAATTAGCTGGCTCAGCTTATTTGCTGAGGGCCACTGCTTGGGAACACTACGGGAG TGCTCCGATGGTTCGAATGAATTCGTTGGTCTATGCAACCTGCTTTGCTGATGCTGCAAG TTCATCAGAGCTGTCGCTAGCATATGTCAAGCTAATTCAGCATTTAGCAACTTTCAAAGGGTATTCAG CGGCATTCTCTGCTCTCAAGCTTGCTGAAGAGAAGTTCCCGTTGTCAGCAAATTCACATATCCAGCTTCTTAAAATGCAATTATTGCACGAGCGTGCTCTGCATCG AGGACACCTGAAAGTTGCGCAACAGATCTGTGATGAGTTTGCTGTGTTGTCATCTTCTGTTAGTGGAGTCGACATTGAGCTCAAGACAGAAGCTAGGTTACGGCATGCTCGCACGCTTCTTGCCGCAAAACAATTTAGTCAG GCAGCAAATGTGGCAAATTCTCTTTTCTCTACTTGCTACAAGTACAACATGCAGGTGGAGAATGCAAGTGTTCTTTTATTACTTGCAGAGATACAGAAA AATTCTGACAATGCAGTCCTTGGGCTTCCTTACGCATTAGCTAGTCAATCATTCTGCAAATCATTTAACTTAGATCTGCTTGAAGCCTCGGCTACACTAACTCTTACTGAATTATGGCTGGCTCTTGGATCAACCCATGCAAAGAGGGCCTTGAGTCTTGTTTGCCAAAGCCTTCCAATGATCCTTGGTCATGGTGGACTTGAGCTGCGCGCTCGAGCTCACATAGTTCTTGCAAAATGCTATCTGTCCGATCCAAAATTCTCAG TTTCCGAAGACCCTTCTGCTGTTCTAGATCCTCTGAACCAAGCTGCGGAAGATCTGGAGGTTTTGGAG TACCACGAAATGGCGGCAGAAGCATACTACCTAAAGGCAATGGTCTACAACAATCTAGGAAAACTGGATGAGAGGGAGGAAGCTGCAGCTTCTTTCAAGGAGCACACACTCGCCCTTGAAAACCCATATAACGAAGAGGATTCACTTGCTTGCTGA
- the LOC4352845 gene encoding anaphase-promoting complex subunit 5 isoform X1, whose translation MNVFAGVGGGAAGKEAGTVGGGALLELTPHKLALCHLVQVFAPPPQAGVSAPALPFPFESVAHHNRLGLFLFALTRSCEDFREPPLEELLRQLKAVDALVNGWLCEQLTSTLSALTSPDDLFNFFDKLRGVLSAPEGANVEDEFLDPNSQLGVFLRCCILSFNTMTFEGVCHLLANLVEYCNSADTSYDLAEDEDFNSEMEMSNFMDTNMHVRDGVFDKYNQGYAPRSHMVDSSSSLVHAPASLHDFEEANMFKADDNLGPTCLRSRWQLEAYLNQQADILEKDPSSVPLNSFNATMSQLQKLAPELHRVQFLQYLNALTHDDYVAALDNLHRYFDYSAGMQGLFSRTASPFQDIIVGKYESALLCLGNLHCYFGHPKKALEAFTEAVRVSQMNNDDSCLAYILGAISNLLSKIGMSSTVGTIGSPYSLGNNIGLGTPLSIQQQLLVLLKRSLKRADTLKLTSLLSFDHLSLAKFDLKHVQRPLVSFGPNASTKLRTCPADVCKNLRLSSRVLTDFGTDGLSASNDNGSFSTSWLRNLSAASNSWCSSSKKSGKLLTNDFDNFHFHAQPSPIPASVLQLAGSAYLLRATAWEHYGSAPMVRMNSLVYATCFADAASSSELSLAYVKLIQHLATFKGYSAAFSALKLAEEKFPLSANSHIQLLKMQLLHERALHRGHLKVAQQICDEFAVLSSSVSGVDIELKTEARLRHARTLLAAKQFSQLELRRSTSFYAANVANSLFSTCYKYNMQVENASVLLLLAEIQKNSDNAVLGLPYALASQSFCKSFNLDLLEASATLTLTELWLALGSTHAKRALSLVCQSLPMILGHGGLELRARAHIVLAKCYLSDPKFSVSEDPSAVLDPLNQAAEDLEVLEYHEMAAEAYYLKAMVYNNLGKLDEREEAAASFKEHTLALENPYNEEDSLAC comes from the exons atgaACGTGTTCGCGGGGGTGGGCGGGggcgcggcggggaaggaggcggGGACGGTGGGCGGCGGGGCGCTGCTGGAGCTGACGCCGCACAAGCTGGCGCTGTGCCACCTCGTGCAGgtgttcgcgccgccgccgcaggccggGGTCTCGGCCCCCGCGCTGCCCTTCCCCTTCGAGTCCGTCGCCCACCACAACCGCCTCGGCCTCTTCCTCTTCGCCCTCACCCGC TCGTGCGAGGATTTTCGGGAACCTCCACTGGAAGAGCTTCTAAGGCAGCTGAAGGCAGTTGATGCTTTGGTTAATGGCTGGCTCTGTGAGCAGCTTACAAGTACCCTTTCAGCGCTTACTTCACCGGATGATCTGTTCAACTTCTTTGATAAGCTACGAG GCGTTCTGTCTGCGCCAGAAGGTGCAAATGTGGAAGACGAATTTCTGGATCCAAATAGTCAGCTTGGAGTTTTTCTTCGTTGCTGTATACTTTCCTTCAATACAATGACCTTTGAG GGTGTCTGCCATCTTTTGGCAAATCTTGTGGAGTATTGTAACTCCGCTGACACCTCATACGACTTGGCAGAAGATGAGGACTTCAACAGTGAAATGGAAATGAGCAACTTCATGGATACAAATATGCATGTTAGAGATGGTGTATTTGACAAATACAATCAAGGTTATGCCCCTAGGAGCCATATGGTAGACAGCTCGTCATCTCTAGTACATGCTCCAGCCTCACTCCATGATTTTGAGGAAG CTAATATGTTCAAGGCAGATGATAACCTGGGTCCAACTTGTCTGAGGTCAAGATGGCAATTAGAGGCATATCTTAACCAACAAGCTGATATTCTTGAGAA GGATCCTAGTTCGGTGCCTTTGAATTCATTTAATGCTACTATGAGTCAACTTCAGAAATTAGCTCCAGAGCTCCATCGT GTCCAATTTTTGCAGTATTTGAATGCTCTTACCCATGATGACTACGTTGCTGCATTAGATAATCTTCACCGCTATTTTGATTACAG tgcAGGGATGCAAGGACTTTTCAGTCGTACCGCGTCTCCATTCCAAGATATTATAGTTGGGAAGTATGAGAGTGCTTTGCTCTGCTTAGGTAACTTGCACTGTTATTTTGGACATCCGAAGAAAGCCTTAGAG GCATTCACAGAAGCAGTGCGTGTTTCCCAAATG AACAATGATGATTCATGCCTGGCCTATATATTAGGAGCTATTTCCAATCTGTTATCAAAGATAGGCATGTCAAGCACAGTTGGAACAATTGGTTCTCCTTATTCACTTGGAAATAACATCGGATTAGGCACACCGCTGTCCATTCAGCAACAGCTGCTTGTTCTTTTAAAGAGATCACTTAAGCGAGCTGATACCTTGAAACTTACAAGCTTGCTGTCCTTTGATCACCTTTCTCTTGCAAAATTTGATCTGAAG CATGTCCAAAGGCCTCTGGTGTCCTTTGGCCCTAATGCTTCCACAAAGCTTAGAACATGTCCTGCAGATGTCTGCAAG AATTTGAGATTAAGTTCACGTGTGTTGACTGACTTTGGCACAGATGGCTTATCAGCATCAAATGATAATGGTAGTTTTAGTACTTCATGGCTTAGGAATCTGTCTGCTGCTTCTAATTCTTGGTGTAGCAGCTCGAAAAAATCTGGAAAACTACTTACGAATGACTTCGACAATTTCCATTTTCATGCACAACCAAGTCCTATACCTGCATCAGTATTGCAATTAGCTGGCTCAGCTTATTTGCTGAGGGCCACTGCTTGGGAACACTACGGGAG TGCTCCGATGGTTCGAATGAATTCGTTGGTCTATGCAACCTGCTTTGCTGATGCTGCAAG TTCATCAGAGCTGTCGCTAGCATATGTCAAGCTAATTCAGCATTTAGCAACTTTCAAAGGGTATTCAG CGGCATTCTCTGCTCTCAAGCTTGCTGAAGAGAAGTTCCCGTTGTCAGCAAATTCACATATCCAGCTTCTTAAAATGCAATTATTGCACGAGCGTGCTCTGCATCG AGGACACCTGAAAGTTGCGCAACAGATCTGTGATGAGTTTGCTGTGTTGTCATCTTCTGTTAGTGGAGTCGACATTGAGCTCAAGACAGAAGCTAGGTTACGGCATGCTCGCACGCTTCTTGCCGCAAAACAATTTAGTCAG CTGGAGCTAAGGCGCTCCACGAGCTTCTAT GCAGCAAATGTGGCAAATTCTCTTTTCTCTACTTGCTACAAGTACAACATGCAGGTGGAGAATGCAAGTGTTCTTTTATTACTTGCAGAGATACAGAAA AATTCTGACAATGCAGTCCTTGGGCTTCCTTACGCATTAGCTAGTCAATCATTCTGCAAATCATTTAACTTAGATCTGCTTGAAGCCTCGGCTACACTAACTCTTACTGAATTATGGCTGGCTCTTGGATCAACCCATGCAAAGAGGGCCTTGAGTCTTGTTTGCCAAAGCCTTCCAATGATCCTTGGTCATGGTGGACTTGAGCTGCGCGCTCGAGCTCACATAGTTCTTGCAAAATGCTATCTGTCCGATCCAAAATTCTCAG TTTCCGAAGACCCTTCTGCTGTTCTAGATCCTCTGAACCAAGCTGCGGAAGATCTGGAGGTTTTGGAG TACCACGAAATGGCGGCAGAAGCATACTACCTAAAGGCAATGGTCTACAACAATCTAGGAAAACTGGATGAGAGGGAGGAAGCTGCAGCTTCTTTCAAGGAGCACACACTCGCCCTTGAAAACCCATATAACGAAGAGGATTCACTTGCTTGCTGA
- the LOC4352846 gene encoding phytoene synthase 2, chloroplastic, with product MASSSSAAALWTAAPHPHGSCIRIHAIFHQRHQRRGRRPVVVASSVRPLQAASLAVATAPVAVASRRTAAEEAVYEVVLRQAALVEEATHRRGAGAPRWAEEDAVDWGLLLGDAYHRCGEVCAEYAKTFYLGTQLMTPERRKAVWAIYVWCRRTDELVDGPNSSYITPKALDRWEKRLEDLFEGRPYDMYDAALSDTVSKFPVDIQPFKDMIEGMRLDLWKSRYRSFDELYLYCYYVAGTVGLMTVPVMGIAPDSKASTESVYNAALALGIANQLTNILRDVGEDSRRGRIYLPLDELAEAGLTEEDIFRGKVTDKWRKFMKGQILRARLFFDEAEKGVAHLDSASRWPVLASLWLYRQILDAIEANDYNNFTKRAYVNKAKKLLSLPVAYARAAVAS from the exons AtggcgtcctcctcgtcggcggcggcgctctggaCGGCGGCGCCCCACCCCCACGGCAGCTGCATCAGGATCCACGCCATCTTCCACCAGCGTCAccagcggagggggaggaggccggtcgtcgtcgcctcgtcggTGAGGCCGCTGCAGGCCGCGAGCCTGGCGGTGGCCACGGCGCCGGTGGCCGTGGcgtcgaggaggacggcggcggaggaggccgtcTACGAGGTCGTGCTGCGGCAGGCGGCGCTGGTGGAGgaggccacccaccgccgcggcgcgggGGCGCCGCGGTgggcggaggaggacgccgtCGACTGGggcctcctcctcggcgacgcCTACCACCGCTGCGGCGAGGTCTGCGCCGAGTACGCCAAGACCTTCTACCTAG GTACTCAGCTTATGACTCCTGAAAGGCGCAAAGCTGTCTGGGCAATCTATG TATGGTGCAGAAGAACTGATGAACTGGTAGATGGCCCTAACTCGTCTTACATTACACCAAAGGCACTTGATCGATGGGAGAAGAGATTAGAAGATCTCTTCGAAGGCAGGCCATATGATATGTATGATGCAGCCCTCTCGGACACAGTGTCAAAGTTTCCAGTAGATATCCAG CCATTCAAAGACATGATTGAAGGAATGAGGCTTGACCTGTGGAAATCAAGGTATAGGAGCTTTGATGAGCTCTACCTCTACTGCTACTACGTTGCTGGCACGGTTGGTCTCATGACAGTACCGGTGATGGGGATTGCCCCCGACTCGAAGGCCTCAACCGAGAGCGTGTACAACGCTGCGCTAGCTCTTGGGATCGCCAACCAGCTGACGAATATTCTCAGAGACGTAGGCGAAGA CTCAAGGAGGGGAAGAATCTACCTTCCATTGGATGAATTGGCAGAGGCAGGTCTGACAGAAGAAGACATATTCAGAGGGAAAGTGACTGATAAATGGAGGAAGTTCATGAAGGGACAAATTCTGCGTGCCAGGTTATTCTTTGATGAGGCGGAGAAGGGCGTTGCGCATCTAGACTCTGCGAGTAGATGGCCG GTTCTGGCATCTTTGTGGTTATACCGGCAGATCCTTGATGCTATCGAAGCAAACGACTACAACAACTTCACCAAGCGCGCGTATGTAAACAAGGCAAAGAAGCTGCTGTCTTTACCGGTCGCTTATGCAAGAGCGGCAGTTGCATCATGA